In a genomic window of Labilithrix sp.:
- a CDS encoding prolipoprotein diacylglyceryl transferase, which produces MIPYIHVPDLKIGPLTLHPFGLLVATGVIIGTWLATRRARQRRLDLDKLNSFITWMLVAGFLGGHMLDQIFYHPAEVVKRPWSIFLLWEGLSSFGGFVGGLIGVVLWKYFEAVPRLRTPLFTISSFKRRPVPMPIMPFCDLILSVFPVAWIFGRSGCAVVHDHQGMKATADTLLAVAFGPSDPTKTIHLGPIELRHGSTPHFDLGLLEMMFTVVLATMLALTWRRKLTTGSYIAAVALAYAPVRFAMDFLRVRDMENADPRYGGITPAQWACIALFLFGLVMVRKIMQLRRTGEDPMELLYDNRAPEPPPPDVPVEAA; this is translated from the coding sequence ATGATCCCTTACATCCACGTCCCCGACCTGAAGATCGGGCCGCTCACGCTCCACCCGTTCGGGCTCCTCGTCGCGACCGGCGTCATCATCGGCACTTGGCTCGCGACGCGTCGCGCGAGGCAGCGCCGCCTCGACCTCGACAAGCTCAACTCGTTCATCACGTGGATGCTCGTCGCCGGGTTCCTCGGCGGCCACATGCTCGATCAGATCTTCTACCACCCCGCCGAGGTCGTGAAGCGGCCGTGGTCGATCTTCCTCCTCTGGGAAGGCCTCTCCTCGTTCGGCGGGTTCGTCGGCGGGCTCATCGGCGTCGTCCTCTGGAAGTACTTCGAGGCGGTGCCCCGCCTCCGCACGCCGCTCTTCACGATCTCGTCGTTCAAGAGGCGGCCCGTCCCGATGCCGATCATGCCGTTCTGCGACCTGATCCTCAGCGTGTTCCCGGTCGCGTGGATCTTCGGGCGCAGCGGGTGCGCGGTCGTGCACGACCACCAGGGCATGAAGGCGACGGCGGACACGCTCCTCGCGGTCGCGTTCGGCCCGTCCGATCCGACGAAGACGATCCACCTCGGGCCGATCGAGCTCCGCCATGGGTCGACCCCCCATTTCGACCTCGGCCTCCTCGAGATGATGTTCACGGTCGTCCTCGCGACCATGCTGGCGCTCACCTGGCGCCGGAAGCTGACCACCGGCTCCTATATCGCCGCCGTCGCCCTCGCCTACGCCCCTGTCCGATTCGCGATGGATTTCCTACGCGTACGCGACATGGAAAACGCGGACCCGCGCTACGGCGGCATCACGCCGGCGCAGTGGGCGTGCATCGCGCTGTTCCTCTTCGGGCTCGTGATGGTGCGGAAGATCATGCAGCTACGGCGTACGGGCGAGGACCCGATGGAGCTCCTCTACGACAACCGAGCGCCTGAGCCGCCTCCACCCGACGTCCCGGTCGAGGCGGCATAA
- the rlmN gene encoding 23S rRNA (adenine(2503)-C(2))-methyltransferase RlmN, with protein sequence MAAVALTPLARTPEEWTAEMARLGERSFHGKQVFKWIHQRGVTDAAQMTDLPAALRTKLTGEGLSSVLDVVTERRAQDHTRKLLVALGDGANVETVLIPRLTADREEDADAAAAVEDEDEPARDGEEADPKASIPVTQCISTQVGCAMGCVFCASGVAGLKRHMRADEIVAQVLAGRARLDEREQLRNVVLMGMGEPLHNYEATARALRLLTHKEGIGLSPRKVTVSTSGLVPEIARLGADFGGQIGLAISLHAADDETRTRLMPINKKYPLAALMAALRAYPLPARRRITIEYTLVAGKNDAPAEARKLTKLLAGLPVKINLIPMNPIEASTLGPTAMDGVLAFQRIVTDAGYPCFIRRRRGDDVSAACGQLALLGAKPKVRVDRG encoded by the coding sequence ATGGCCGCCGTCGCTCTCACGCCCCTCGCGCGCACGCCGGAGGAATGGACGGCGGAGATGGCGCGCCTCGGCGAGCGATCGTTCCACGGCAAGCAGGTCTTCAAGTGGATCCACCAGCGCGGCGTGACCGACGCCGCGCAGATGACCGATCTGCCGGCCGCGCTCCGGACCAAGCTCACCGGCGAGGGCCTCTCGAGCGTCCTCGACGTCGTGACGGAGCGGCGCGCGCAGGACCACACGCGGAAGCTCCTCGTCGCGCTCGGCGACGGCGCGAACGTCGAGACGGTGCTCATCCCGCGCCTCACCGCCGATCGCGAAGAGGACGCCGACGCGGCGGCGGCGGTCGAGGACGAGGACGAGCCCGCGCGCGATGGCGAGGAGGCCGACCCGAAGGCGTCGATCCCCGTCACGCAGTGCATCTCGACCCAGGTCGGCTGCGCGATGGGGTGCGTGTTCTGCGCGAGCGGCGTCGCCGGGCTCAAGCGCCACATGCGGGCCGACGAGATCGTCGCGCAGGTGCTCGCGGGGCGCGCGCGGCTCGACGAGCGCGAGCAGCTCCGCAACGTCGTGCTCATGGGCATGGGCGAGCCGCTCCACAACTACGAGGCCACCGCGCGCGCGCTGCGGCTCCTCACGCACAAGGAGGGGATCGGCCTGTCGCCGCGGAAGGTCACCGTGTCGACGAGCGGCCTCGTCCCCGAGATCGCGCGGCTCGGCGCGGATTTCGGGGGACAGATCGGCCTCGCGATCTCGCTCCACGCCGCCGACGACGAGACGCGGACGCGGCTCATGCCGATCAACAAGAAGTACCCGCTCGCCGCGCTCATGGCGGCGCTCCGCGCGTATCCGCTCCCGGCGCGACGCCGCATCACGATCGAGTACACCCTCGTCGCGGGGAAGAACGACGCGCCGGCGGAGGCGCGGAAGCTCACGAAGCTCCTCGCCGGCCTGCCGGTGAAGATCAACCTGATCCCGATGAACCCGATCGAGGCGTCGACGCTCGGACCGACCGCGATGGACGGCGTCCTCGCGTTCCAGCGCATCGTGACCGACGCGGGGTATCCCTGCTTCATCCGGCGACGGCGCGGCGACGACGTGAGCGCGGCATGCGGCCAGCTCGCGCTCCTCGGCGCGAAGCCCAAGGTCCGGGTCGACCGCGGCTGA